A part of Candidatus Electrothrix aestuarii genomic DNA contains:
- a CDS encoding FecR domain-containing protein, which translates to MCYRFILDRKIFPGSRPLLFLLFSVLCIFFSGASLFAASSPEEAHATIGVDGSLRQISEHLLGDKDAWPVILRCNGIPHLDAAPPGTTLRVPVGLYKKLSLHLERIASFINQANSVGAALLAKDDITEAEQLRDQALRLRLEARLQDAVEQAALAESKARVALDKARNGQNQATAAWLEWKSGTVENRQPEAARWQKTKLQQRFEERERVRTLADSRGRIKFSDQSQISLDEHALVVIGSMEKNVIRSSYSNSVSMIKGDIQFHLASISQQKRFKVKLPNITTDIRSLDFLTSLDEENVARIANYDGEIDISAGGGQVTVKKNQGTKIVPGQKPTKPKELLPPPTMLTPKPEQKFYGAQVLFTWKPVSRARRYQIELSNTSSFSMLLAADKISGQRFQWQAPSAGVYFFRIKTIDQDGCPGPFADPLVFSVDPDTEPPFLAIHSPGKDIQTRNKEIEVRGEVERNALLRINGQEVRSDDAGRFSYMFSLSGGSNVLHAKAVDAAGNISSVERTVTRQQDSQLLRLDNPGNILSKTEEVAISGWLLPGTRLFVNRTPVQARGDFTYLLQLSEGEHEIQVEALGQDGQEEGRSLHVLIDLHPPEIKIGKIKQAQVGGQVIVKGSVSEEGDVTLNEKPVKLTGLKFEETVLLREGNNELRLDVQDSAGNRNSWKKKVFRDSIPPEILKHEVSPRKTKGGEVVQLTVQAKDEGVGLARTGSFTLEVNGTPLKGVLNRSSEDSTMYTGNVFVLPGVSGAVLVREIRVQDLLGNLAEYRAKKKEK; encoded by the coding sequence ATGTGTTACCGGTTTATCTTGGATCGCAAGATTTTTCCCGGAAGCAGGCCCCTTCTCTTTCTGCTCTTCTCTGTGCTTTGCATTTTTTTTTCAGGCGCTTCTTTGTTTGCGGCCTCCTCTCCTGAGGAAGCCCACGCTACGATTGGTGTTGATGGTTCCCTGCGCCAGATCAGTGAACATCTACTCGGCGATAAGGATGCCTGGCCGGTTATCCTCCGCTGCAACGGCATCCCTCATCTTGATGCTGCACCTCCTGGCACGACCCTGCGTGTACCTGTAGGCCTCTATAAGAAACTTAGTTTGCATCTTGAGCGTATCGCCTCATTTATCAACCAGGCTAACAGCGTGGGAGCTGCTCTGCTGGCTAAGGATGATATTACTGAAGCAGAGCAGTTGCGCGACCAGGCCTTGCGCCTCAGGCTGGAGGCCCGTTTGCAGGATGCCGTCGAACAGGCTGCTCTGGCAGAAAGCAAGGCTCGGGTAGCCTTGGACAAAGCGAGAAACGGTCAGAACCAGGCTACAGCAGCATGGCTGGAGTGGAAATCCGGCACGGTGGAGAATCGCCAACCAGAGGCCGCACGTTGGCAGAAGACGAAGCTGCAACAACGCTTTGAGGAGCGGGAGCGGGTTCGCACCCTGGCAGATTCACGAGGCAGAATTAAGTTCAGTGATCAGAGCCAGATATCCCTGGACGAACATGCGCTGGTTGTTATCGGCAGCATGGAAAAAAACGTCATCCGCTCCTCCTACAGCAACAGTGTGTCCATGATCAAGGGAGATATCCAGTTTCACCTTGCCTCCATTAGTCAGCAAAAGCGGTTTAAGGTCAAGCTACCTAACATCACCACGGATATCCGTTCGCTCGATTTTCTCACCTCCCTTGATGAGGAAAACGTGGCCAGAATTGCAAACTATGACGGTGAAATAGATATCAGTGCTGGCGGCGGTCAAGTCACGGTGAAGAAGAATCAGGGGACCAAGATTGTTCCAGGGCAAAAGCCGACCAAACCGAAAGAGCTCCTCCCTCCTCCCACCATGCTGACTCCGAAACCAGAACAGAAGTTCTATGGAGCGCAGGTCCTTTTCACCTGGAAGCCGGTTAGCAGGGCTCGGCGGTATCAGATTGAACTCAGCAATACATCCAGCTTCAGCATGCTGCTTGCTGCGGATAAAATTTCTGGTCAGCGTTTTCAATGGCAGGCTCCTTCTGCCGGAGTATACTTTTTTCGGATTAAAACCATTGATCAGGATGGTTGCCCTGGTCCCTTTGCCGATCCTCTGGTTTTTTCTGTTGATCCAGATACAGAGCCGCCTTTTCTCGCCATACACTCACCTGGCAAAGATATCCAAACGAGAAATAAAGAGATTGAAGTACGGGGTGAAGTGGAAAGAAATGCTCTGCTGCGGATTAATGGTCAGGAGGTCAGGTCGGATGATGCCGGGCGTTTCAGCTACATGTTTTCCCTCAGCGGAGGAAGTAATGTTCTTCATGCAAAGGCTGTTGATGCCGCAGGCAATATAAGTTCGGTAGAGCGGACTGTGACCCGGCAACAGGATAGTCAGCTTCTTCGGCTTGATAATCCTGGGAACATCCTTAGTAAAACAGAGGAGGTGGCGATTTCCGGCTGGCTTTTACCGGGTACGCGCCTTTTTGTTAACAGAACACCGGTGCAGGCGCGTGGCGATTTTACCTACCTCTTGCAGCTTAGCGAGGGGGAACATGAGATACAAGTTGAAGCTCTCGGTCAGGATGGGCAAGAGGAAGGAAGAAGTCTCCATGTGCTTATTGACCTGCATCCTCCTGAAATTAAGATTGGAAAAATAAAGCAGGCCCAGGTTGGTGGGCAGGTCATTGTGAAAGGGTCTGTTTCTGAAGAAGGGGATGTTACTCTGAATGAGAAGCCAGTGAAATTGACAGGGCTGAAGTTCGAAGAGACGGTTTTGTTGAGAGAAGGGAATAACGAGTTGCGGCTTGATGTCCAGGATTCGGCAGGCAATAGGAACTCCTGGAAAAAGAAGGTTTTTCGTGATTCTATTCCCCCGGAAATACTCAAGCATGAGGTGTCACCGCGCAAAACCAAGGGCGGTGAGGTTGTGCAGCTCACGGTTCAGGCCAAGGATGAAGGGGTAGGCCTGGCGCGGACAGGCTCTTTCACCCTTGAGGTCAACGGAACGCCCTTGAAGGGAGTCCTGAATCGCAGCAGTGAAGACAGCACAATGTACACTGGTAATGTCTTTGTCTTGCCCGGAGTATCAGGGGCGGTGCTGGTGCGGGAAATCCGGGTTCAGGACCTGCTTGGCAATCTTGCAGAGTATAGAGCGAAGAAGAAGGAAAAATAA
- a CDS encoding response regulator, with amino-acid sequence MSQSPTLQPESSSLRISRFNKKILFNTFLFSFLLIGILPYSIVAWKMLRNVEDQLSSSLNNEFSLLARQITSQIDQANSLTWQAGSEQISKILAENVDSMERNALLNTYFQQSEDMLALVVRGEDVPLYLLRNEELALLSAADSDGVKRLLTESCATGHPGKTVACDPVFLKSEQRAEIFLPIDMSLVGPTGKEIQARCIFRISPALAKIGQEATKFGIENHSTEVYITDAQGTILYADSVAPFPIASPLPYPLTQDVAASLGHTSLGRVAKLDSFDYSGTRYVGNYYVAESIDFAAVLVSREDTVYALVRDSLHDIMIHIGVSLVLSVVFSVLLAWFFSRFIIRAEKAWCEAKEAAEEASKAKAGFLAFMSHEIRTPMNGIIGISEILLDTKLNKEQHNFASIIHASGNSLIRLVNDILDFSKIEAGKMELETRPFLLHKSVEKVLTLMSPKAGAKGIELIADIDPQLPCRILGDSARIEQILLNLVGNSLKFTEKGEVEVAARMDESRSLLTWSVRDTGIGIAEENIKKLFRSFSQAESSTSRKYGGTGLGLSICAQLTELMGGHISVESKLGEGACFSFTVPLQIAEKQPATWMDLPVPEFSGQHMLLLICNSALERTVDRPLQFLGLHTLSVSVERFATAELAPQTDMLLVDDTALYRLDIPGRERLKQLISTLSRPPILLTYPIHSLEYDVFMPEGMEPLIINKPLTMRALMLALANGQTREEAVVPCQEEKRPDVAVASREKTALHVLVADDNRGNQMLIRTFLKKFHLVADFAENGEEALRQVRETQYDLVFMDVNMPVMDGLEATRRIREEVAADRQPWVVAITAAVAAEDRQSCHDAGMNDFLEKPFAMAAFQRVLETVREKNTTESVFCHDKKKTEVVAPGKPDELVDSVEPDKAESPAEVAEPSESVASKELRVLAADDNMGNQVLIRTFLKKFGLAVDIVKNGEEALQKMHEASYDLIFMDVNMPVMDGLEATQRIRAEITADRQPWIVALTANVAEEDRQRCLEAGMNDFLEKPFAMAAFQRVLDAVREGRSGVVRS; translated from the coding sequence ATGTCCCAAAGTCCTACCCTACAGCCTGAGTCCTCTTCTTTACGGATCTCCCGTTTTAATAAGAAAATTCTCTTTAATACCTTCCTGTTTTCCTTCCTGCTCATCGGCATACTTCCCTACAGTATCGTGGCCTGGAAAATGCTGCGTAATGTGGAGGATCAGCTGTCCAGCTCACTCAATAATGAATTTTCTCTGCTTGCCCGCCAGATTACCTCGCAGATTGACCAGGCAAATAGCCTGACATGGCAGGCAGGCAGCGAGCAGATCAGCAAGATTCTCGCGGAAAATGTGGATTCAATGGAGCGTAATGCCCTGCTGAATACCTATTTTCAACAGTCAGAAGATATGCTGGCCTTGGTGGTACGTGGCGAGGATGTGCCTTTGTATCTCCTGCGGAATGAAGAACTCGCCCTGCTTTCAGCGGCTGATTCTGATGGGGTCAAGAGGCTATTGACTGAATCCTGTGCTACCGGTCATCCGGGAAAAACGGTGGCTTGTGATCCGGTTTTTCTAAAGAGCGAGCAGAGGGCAGAAATTTTTCTTCCCATAGATATGTCGCTTGTTGGGCCGACTGGAAAAGAGATACAGGCACGCTGCATTTTTCGGATATCTCCTGCCTTAGCCAAGATCGGTCAAGAAGCTACCAAGTTCGGCATCGAAAATCATTCCACAGAAGTCTATATTACGGATGCGCAGGGGACCATCCTGTATGCAGATTCAGTAGCCCCTTTTCCCATCGCAAGCCCCTTGCCCTACCCCCTGACGCAGGATGTTGCCGCCAGCCTGGGCCATACGAGTTTGGGTAGGGTGGCAAAACTGGACAGCTTTGACTATAGCGGAACGCGCTATGTCGGGAATTATTATGTTGCGGAGTCAATCGATTTTGCAGCCGTGCTGGTCAGCCGGGAGGATACAGTTTATGCCCTGGTCCGGGACTCCCTGCATGATATCATGATCCACATCGGGGTGTCTCTGGTGCTCAGTGTTGTTTTTTCCGTGCTTCTGGCCTGGTTTTTCTCCCGTTTTATTATCCGGGCGGAAAAGGCTTGGTGCGAGGCTAAAGAGGCGGCAGAAGAGGCATCAAAGGCCAAGGCGGGTTTTCTTGCCTTTATGAGTCATGAAATCCGTACCCCTATGAACGGTATTATCGGTATATCCGAGATTCTGCTGGACACCAAGCTGAATAAGGAACAACATAATTTTGCCTCGATTATTCATGCCAGCGGCAACAGCCTGATTCGTCTGGTGAATGATATCCTGGATTTCAGTAAGATCGAGGCCGGGAAGATGGAACTGGAGACCCGGCCCTTTCTGTTGCATAAGAGCGTGGAAAAGGTCCTGACCCTGATGAGTCCCAAGGCCGGGGCCAAGGGCATTGAGCTGATTGCCGACATAGACCCGCAACTGCCCTGCCGGATTCTCGGTGACTCGGCCCGTATTGAGCAGATTTTGCTTAATCTGGTGGGGAATAGCCTGAAATTCACGGAAAAAGGCGAGGTGGAGGTTGCGGCGCGAATGGATGAAAGCAGAAGCCTGCTGACCTGGAGCGTCCGGGATACCGGCATCGGGATTGCTGAGGAAAATATCAAAAAGCTCTTTCGTTCCTTTTCCCAGGCTGAATCCTCGACCAGTCGTAAGTACGGGGGCACCGGTCTGGGCCTGAGTATCTGTGCGCAACTGACCGAGCTCATGGGAGGGCACATCTCGGTGGAGAGTAAGCTCGGAGAAGGGGCCTGCTTCTCCTTTACAGTCCCCTTACAGATTGCAGAAAAACAGCCTGCAACCTGGATGGATTTGCCTGTTCCTGAATTTTCCGGGCAGCATATGCTCCTGCTCATCTGTAATTCAGCTTTGGAAAGAACTGTAGACAGACCCTTACAATTTCTCGGGCTGCATACCCTGTCTGTTTCAGTTGAACGCTTTGCCACAGCAGAGCTGGCCCCGCAAACCGATATGCTCTTGGTTGATGATACGGCCTTGTATCGTTTGGACATTCCTGGGCGGGAACGCCTTAAGCAGCTCATCAGTACCTTGTCCAGGCCGCCCATCCTCTTAACCTATCCTATTCATTCTCTGGAATATGATGTGTTTATGCCGGAGGGAATGGAACCACTGATCATCAATAAACCGCTGACCATGAGAGCGCTTATGCTGGCCTTAGCCAATGGACAGACTCGGGAGGAAGCTGTTGTTCCCTGTCAGGAAGAAAAGAGGCCTGACGTTGCTGTTGCTTCTCGCGAGAAAACAGCCTTGCATGTTCTGGTTGCGGATGATAACCGGGGCAATCAGATGCTTATCCGTACCTTTCTTAAAAAATTTCATCTGGTAGCGGATTTTGCTGAGAACGGGGAAGAGGCCTTGCGGCAGGTCCGGGAAACACAGTACGATCTCGTGTTTATGGATGTGAACATGCCGGTGATGGACGGACTTGAGGCGACCAGGCGCATCCGGGAGGAGGTCGCTGCGGATCGTCAGCCCTGGGTTGTTGCCATTACCGCCGCTGTGGCAGCGGAGGACCGACAGAGTTGCCATGATGCTGGCATGAATGATTTTCTGGAAAAGCCCTTTGCTATGGCGGCCTTTCAACGGGTGCTGGAGACTGTGCGGGAAAAGAACACAACGGAATCTGTGTTCTGTCATGACAAGAAAAAAACAGAAGTTGTTGCGCCGGGCAAGCCAGACGAATTAGTCGATTCGGTAGAGCCGGATAAAGCAGAATCCCCCGCTGAAGTGGCAGAGCCAAGCGAGTCTGTTGCGTCAAAGGAGCTCCGGGTACTGGCGGCTGATGATAATATGGGCAATCAGGTGCTGATCCGCACTTTTCTCAAGAAATTTGGTCTTGCTGTGGACATTGTCAAGAATGGCGAGGAGGCCTTGCAGAAGATGCATGAGGCTTCCTATGACCTGATCTTTATGGATGTGAATATGCCGGTCATGGACGGACTGGAGGCAACCCAACGCATCCGAGCGGAGATTACTGCGGACCGCCAGCCGTGGATTGTCGCTCTGACGGCCAATGTGGCAGAGGAAGATCGGCAGCGTTGCCTTGAAGCGGGTATGAATGATTTCCTGGAAAAGCCCTTTGCGATGGCGGCCTTTCAGCGGGTGTTGGATGCGGTGCGGGAGGGACGTTCAGGTGTGGTCAGGAGTTAA
- a CDS encoding virulence RhuM family protein yields MTNTKDMVPERSQVLIYQSANGEIKIDVRLEEETVWLTQAHMAELFQVKPQNITMHLKNIYAEGELSEQATCKEFLQVQTEGTRRVERKRKFYNLDAIISVGYRVKSHVATQFRIWATQCLKEYLIKGFVLDDERFKSGSSMNYFTELQERIRDIRLSERFFYQKIKDIYATSIDYDPKDEKTVEFFKIVQNKLLWAISRQTAAELVYRRADAELPLMGMLSFDKKGDVAVRKSDVSIAKNYLTEEEMKLLGLLVEQFLAFAETMAQQHVPMYMKDWRQRLDAVLQLNGREILSHAGKISHQKAVEKSALEYAKYKEVQKQVQREESLRELESDIEKIGKNI; encoded by the coding sequence ATGACGAATACAAAAGACATGGTGCCGGAAAGATCGCAGGTTCTTATTTACCAGAGTGCAAACGGCGAAATAAAAATTGATGTTCGTCTTGAAGAGGAGACGGTCTGGTTAACTCAGGCACACATGGCTGAGCTTTTTCAGGTAAAACCGCAGAACATAACAATGCATCTAAAAAATATATACGCCGAAGGGGAGTTATCCGAGCAGGCAACGTGTAAGGAATTCTTACAGGTTCAAACGGAAGGTACACGCAGGGTTGAGCGGAAAAGAAAATTTTATAATCTCGATGCCATTATTTCTGTAGGTTACAGGGTGAAATCACATGTTGCCACCCAATTCCGTATCTGGGCGACTCAGTGTTTGAAAGAATACCTCATTAAAGGTTTTGTTCTGGATGACGAGCGTTTTAAAAGTGGCAGTTCAATGAACTATTTTACCGAATTGCAAGAGCGGATTCGGGATATTCGGCTGTCGGAACGGTTTTTCTATCAGAAAATCAAAGATATTTACGCAACCAGCATTGATTATGATCCGAAAGACGAGAAGACGGTCGAGTTTTTTAAGATTGTGCAGAATAAGCTGCTCTGGGCGATCAGTCGGCAGACAGCTGCGGAGCTTGTCTACCGCCGGGCCGATGCGGAACTTCCGTTGATGGGAATGCTGTCTTTTGATAAAAAAGGAGATGTTGCTGTTCGTAAAAGCGATGTCAGTATTGCGAAAAATTATCTCACGGAAGAGGAAATGAAACTGCTCGGTCTGCTGGTCGAACAATTCCTTGCCTTTGCGGAAACTATGGCGCAGCAGCATGTTCCCATGTATATGAAGGACTGGAGACAGCGCCTGGATGCTGTTCTTCAGCTCAACGGGCGGGAAATCCTCAGCCATGCCGGGAAAATCAGTCACCAGAAGGCTGTAGAAAAATCGGCTTTGGAGTATGCAAAGTATAAAGAGGTACAGAAGCAGGTTCAGCGGGAGGAGAGTTTGCGGGAATTGGAGAGTGATATTGAAAAGATTGGAAAAAATATTTAA
- a CDS encoding UPF0175 family protein, translating to MYNTYQIELPETAFSSLRKTPKEFIREMKYAAVVKWYETGRISQDKAAEIAGLSRYEFLTLLARYEVSAIQLTPEILTEELRHARGEDSH from the coding sequence ATGTATAATACATATCAAATTGAACTGCCGGAAACGGCCTTCTCATCCTTGCGCAAAACCCCGAAAGAATTTATTCGAGAAATGAAATATGCCGCCGTGGTCAAGTGGTACGAGACAGGAAGAATTTCCCAGGATAAAGCCGCAGAAATCGCCGGATTATCCCGCTATGAATTTCTCACCCTGCTGGCGCGTTATGAAGTGTCAGCGATTCAACTGACCCCGGAAATATTAACTGAGGAGCTACGCCATGCCCGTGGGGAAGATAGTCATTAA
- a CDS encoding PDDEXK nuclease domain-containing protein, with product MPKNDRIEQTPGTSLSPLLSDIRKIVAQARNQAYSAVNTAMVQAYWLIGKRIVEEEQNGQERAQYGRKIIKTLSKELTAEFGKGFSERTIREFRQFYIIFQQAEIRRTLCANSSSLTDQIMQPEMNDEIWHTLFTRLSWSHIRLIMRLSNTEARAYYIKETAENNWSVRTLDRNISTLYYERLLKSPNQEPVKQEMLEKTEMLQRDKFEFIKNPAVLEFLNLPANRGYTEQQLEQALLDNLQQFLLELGKGYAFVERQKLIRTEARDYYIDLVFYNYILKCFVLIDLKTHRITHQDVGQMDMYVRMFDNRERCQGDNPTLGIVLCTETDQDIARYSVLKGNEQLFASKYKLYLPTEEELRAEIEREKLHLRLQMEQNSPA from the coding sequence ATGCCGAAGAACGACAGGATAGAACAAACACCCGGAACAAGTTTGTCCCCTCTGCTCTCGGATATACGGAAAATTGTTGCTCAGGCCAGAAATCAAGCGTATTCCGCTGTGAACACGGCTATGGTCCAGGCATATTGGCTGATTGGAAAACGTATTGTTGAGGAGGAACAAAACGGGCAGGAGCGGGCACAATATGGTCGGAAGATTATCAAAACCCTGTCCAAGGAATTGACTGCTGAATTCGGCAAGGGGTTTTCTGAACGAACTATTCGGGAGTTCAGACAATTTTATATTATATTTCAACAAGCTGAAATTCGGCGCACACTGTGCGCCAATTCTTCCTCTTTGACAGATCAGATAATGCAGCCGGAAATGAATGATGAGATATGGCATACATTGTTCACTCGACTCAGCTGGTCGCATATTCGCCTGATTATGCGATTGTCAAATACCGAGGCCCGCGCCTATTACATCAAAGAAACCGCTGAGAACAACTGGAGTGTCCGCACCCTTGATCGTAATATCTCCACGCTGTATTACGAACGCCTGCTGAAATCGCCAAATCAGGAGCCGGTCAAGCAGGAAATGCTTGAAAAAACAGAGATGCTGCAACGAGATAAATTCGAGTTTATCAAAAATCCGGCAGTGCTTGAATTCCTCAATCTACCAGCAAACAGGGGCTATACAGAACAGCAGCTTGAACAAGCCCTGCTTGATAATTTGCAGCAGTTTCTGCTTGAACTCGGCAAGGGATATGCCTTTGTCGAGCGGCAGAAATTGATTCGGACCGAAGCAAGAGACTATTATATTGATCTGGTCTTTTATAATTATATCCTGAAATGCTTTGTTCTTATTGATCTCAAGACCCATCGTATCACCCATCAGGATGTCGGGCAGATGGACATGTACGTGCGTATGTTTGATAATCGGGAACGGTGTCAAGGCGACAACCCCACTCTGGGTATCGTGCTCTGCACGGAAACTGACCAGGATATTGCACGATACTCTGTTTTGAAGGGCAACGAGCAGCTCTTCGCCTCAAAATACAAACTCTACCTCCCCACAGAAGAAGAACTGCGTGCTGAAATCGAACGCGAAAAACTGCATCTGCGTTTACAGATGGAGCAGAACTCACCAGCGTAA